From the Macaca nemestrina isolate mMacNem1 chromosome 7, mMacNem.hap1, whole genome shotgun sequence genome, one window contains:
- the LOC105494321 gene encoding disintegrin and metalloproteinase domain-containing protein 20-like: MGPAWVQDPLTGALWLPVLWALLSQVYCFHDPPGWRFTSSEIVIPRKVPHRRRGVEMPDQLSYSMRFRGRRHVIHMKLKKNMMPRHLPVFTDNDQGAMQENYPFVPRDCYYDCYLEGIPGSVATLDTCHGGLRGMLQVDDLTYEIKPLEASSKFEHVVSLLVSEERPGEASRCKTEGEERDQESEKVKLSETPRAGHVYLWRHHRKNLKIHYTVTNGLFQRNPNVSHIIENVVIINGIIHTIFKPVYLNVYVRVLFIWNQKDAVKFYGRPAQTAVELFGLWKYRKVYPTIAHDTSVVFTAYRLGNRDCYTSFDGICNPNWGALFVYLMRYHLFKGACLTAHTLGHNLGLSHDSAGCYCFRRTNCLMAPVPDLNDMMSNCSYERMQNRLNMWDPCLSDPNAPYTNFPYVAPRCGDKIKNQREECDCGSLKDCANDRCCETSCILSLGSVCNTGLCCRECKYAAPGVVCRDLSGICDLPEYCDGKNEECPNDVYVQDGTPCSAVSVCVRGNCSDRDMQCQALFGYQVKDGSPACYQQLNRIGDRFGNCGVIRQRGGSKPFPCEEDDVFCGMLHCSGVSKIPGGGEHTTFRSILVHDIKEEKCFGYEAHQGTDLPEMGLVVDGATCGPGSYCLKHNCTFYQDLHFECDLKTCNYKGVCNNKKHCHCVFGWQPPTCELRGTGGSIDSGPPPDKQYRIASSILVNTNRALLLIFTRYILFLVSLLFGGFSQALHFYGREREGDNTME; encoded by the coding sequence ATGGGACCTGCCTGGGTCCAGGACCCCTTGACAGGTGCTCTCTGGCTGCCTGTCCTCTGGGCACTCTTGTCCCAGGTCTATTGTTTTCATGATCCACCAGGATGGCGCTTTACCTCCTCAGAAATTGTGATCCCCAGGAAAGTGCCCCACAGGAGGCGTGGAGTTGAGATGCCAGACCAACTCTCTTACAGCATGCGTTTCCGGGGCCGAAGGCACGTGATTCACATGAAGCTCAAGAAGAACATGATGCCCAGACATTTACCTGTTTTTACTGATAATGACCAGGGGGCCATGCAGGAGAACTACCCTTTTGTCCCGCGAGACTGTTACTATGACTGCTACCTGGAAGGGATTCCTGGGTCTGTGGCCACATTGGACACCTGCCATGGAGGGCTGCGTGGCATGctgcaggtggatgacttgactTATGAAATCAAACCCCTGGAGGCTTCTTCCAAATTTGAGCATGTAGTATCCCTGCTTGTGTCAGAAGAAAGACCAGGAGAGGCTAGTAGATGTAAGActgaaggggaggagagagatcAAGAATCTGAAAAGGTAAAACTGTCTGAAACTCCCAGAGCAGGCCACGTTTATTTGTGGAGGCATCATAGAAAAAACTTGAAAATTCACTACACGGTTACTAATGGATTATTCCAGCGGAACCCTAATGTGTCACACATAATAGAGAATGTAGTGATTATTAACGGTATCATACATACCATTTTCAAACcagtttatttaaatgtttatgtacGTGTTttgttcatatggaatcaaaaggATGCAGTAAAATTTTATGGGAGGCCGGCCCAAACTGCTGTAGAATTGTTTGGTTTGTGGAAATACCGTAAAGTTTATCCAACAATTGCACATGATACCTCAGTTGTTTTTACAGCATATCGACTTGGAAACCGGGACTGTTATACCAGCTTTGATGGAATATGCAACCCCAACTGGGGAGCATTGTTTGTGTATTTAATGAGGTATCACTTATTTAAGGGGGCATGTTTAACAGCGCATACACTAGGTCATAACTTGGGCTTGTCACATGATTCTGCAGGTTGTTATTGTTTTCGACGAACCAACTGTCTCATGGCCCCTGTTCCTGATCTTAATGATATGATGAGCAATTGTTCTTATGAGCGGATGCAAAACAGGTTGAATATGTGGGATCCTTGTTTGAGTGATCCAAATGCTCCATACACTAATTTTCCTTATGTAGCTCCTCGTTGTGGAGACAAGATCAAAAATCAGAGGGAAGAATGTGACTGTGGCTCCCTTAAAGATTGTGCCAATGATAGATGTTGTGAGACCTCTTGTATCCTTTCTCTTGGCAGTGTTTGCAATACAGGACTTTGCTGCCGTGAGTGTAAATATGCTGCCCCTGGAGTGGTTTGCAGAGACTTGAGTGGTATATGTGATCTACCGGAATACTGTGATGGGAAAAACGAAGAGTGTCCAAATGACGTCTACGTCCAGGATGGAACCCCATGTTCAGCAGTATCTGTTTGTGTAAGAGGAAACTGCAGTGACCGTGATATGCAGTGTCAAGCCCTTTTTGGCTACCAAGTGAAAGACGGCTCCCCAGCGTGCTATCAACAATTGAATAGGATTGGTGACCGATTTGGAAACTGTGGGGTTATTCGACAGCGAGGAGGAAGTAAACCTTTTCCATGTGAAGAAGATGATGTTTTTTGTGGAATGTTGCACTGTAGTGGTGTCAGCAAGATTCCCGGTGGAGGTGAGCACACTACATTTCGTAGTATATTAGTACAcgacataaaagaagaaaaatgctttGGCTATGAAGCACACCAAGGGACAGACTTGCCAGAAATGGGGCTGGTAGTGGATGGTGCAACCTGTGGCCCAGGGAGCTACTGTCTTAAACACAATTGTACTTTTTATCAAGACCTGCATTTTGAGTGTGATCTTAAAACATGCAATTACAAAGGAGTatgtaacaacaaaaaacattgtCACTGTGTGTTTGGGTGGCAACCACCAACATGTGAACTGAGAGGAACAGGAGGTAGTATAGATAGTGGCCCTCCACCTGACAAACAATATCGTATAGCAAGCAGCATACTTGTGAATACAAACCGAGCACTACTTTTAATATTTACTCGTTACATCCTTTTTCTGGTTTCGCTTCTCTTTGGTGGCTTTTCACAAGCATTACATTTTTatggaagagaaagggaaggagacaaCACAATGGAGTAA